One stretch of Verrucomicrobiia bacterium DNA includes these proteins:
- the msrA gene encoding peptide-methionine (S)-S-oxide reductase MsrA, translating to MNAEDKKQETKDETAGWAYTEKATLGGGCFWCTEAVYERFAGVKSVVSGYAGGQVPNPTYKQVCTGDTGHAEVIQIEFDPKKISYAQILEIFWAAHDPTTLNRQGADTGTQYRSTIMYHSEAQKKAAEESKKKAQANFKTPIVTEIVPISIFYKAEDYHQDYFKNNPTQGYCAAVISPKLRSLEKKGIIPIK from the coding sequence ATGAACGCCGAAGATAAAAAACAGGAAACCAAGGATGAAACCGCCGGATGGGCTTACACCGAAAAGGCCACATTGGGCGGCGGCTGTTTCTGGTGCACGGAAGCGGTGTATGAACGGTTTGCCGGAGTCAAAAGCGTTGTTTCGGGATATGCTGGCGGCCAAGTGCCCAATCCCACCTATAAACAAGTCTGCACAGGCGATACCGGTCATGCGGAAGTCATTCAGATCGAATTTGATCCGAAGAAAATCAGCTACGCGCAAATCTTGGAAATCTTTTGGGCCGCACATGATCCCACGACCTTGAACCGTCAAGGTGCTGACACCGGCACCCAGTACCGCTCCACCATCATGTACCACAGTGAAGCGCAGAAAAAAGCGGCCGAAGAATCCAAGAAGAAGGCCCAGGCCAACTTCAAGACTCCTATAGTGACGGAAATCGTCCCTATCAGCATCTTCTACAAAGCTGAGGATTACCACCAAGATTACTTCAAGAATAACCCCACCCAAGGTTATTGCGCGGCAGTCATCAGCCCCAAACTTCGCAGTCTTGAGAAAAAAGGGATTATCCCTATCAAGTAA
- a CDS encoding GDSL-type esterase/lipase family protein, whose product MNLVRVSSFLCALLISILVTSCSGKREHRNYPPTATGDWIAFGDSLTYGYGASRGKDYPTLLAQKLGVRIENQGISGQTTGQAMGRVDAAARKAPRVVLLCLGGNDGLQKIPRETMFKNLSDIISAFHAEGSFVVLIGVRSATLRDKNEEGFEELAERKRVLYISDILEGLFTDPRYMSDQIHPNDKGYEMIADRLAKELQPLMEKLK is encoded by the coding sequence GTGAATCTGGTCCGAGTGTCATCATTTCTTTGCGCGCTCCTCATATCTATCCTGGTAACGAGTTGTTCGGGAAAAAGGGAGCATCGTAACTATCCGCCTACAGCCACGGGTGATTGGATTGCTTTCGGCGACAGCCTCACCTACGGCTATGGTGCATCCAGGGGGAAGGATTACCCGACGCTCCTCGCCCAAAAACTGGGTGTAAGGATCGAGAACCAAGGCATCTCGGGGCAAACCACGGGACAGGCCATGGGACGCGTCGATGCTGCCGCACGCAAGGCGCCACGCGTCGTCCTGCTTTGTCTGGGGGGCAATGACGGTCTGCAAAAGATTCCGCGCGAGACGATGTTCAAGAATCTCTCGGATATCATCAGCGCCTTTCATGCGGAAGGTTCTTTTGTGGTGCTTATCGGTGTACGTAGTGCGACGTTGCGGGACAAGAACGAGGAAGGTTTCGAGGAGTTGGCCGAACGCAAACGCGTGCTCTACATCTCTGACATCTTGGAAGGCCTGTTCACCGATCCGCGTTACATGTCGGACCAGATACATCCTAATGACAAGGGCTATGAGATGATCGCCGATCGTTTGGCGAAAGAACTGCAACCTTTGATGGAAAAACTGAAGTAA
- a CDS encoding metallophosphoesterase family protein, with translation MGLYAIGDIHGYHQPLDALAQKLAFNSNDTIVTIGDYVDRGPQSKQVIDFLISLSKRSNLIPLRGNHEVMMLQARESLTGYKDWLACGGMETLESYLSENLQGISNEHWEFLSDTLPYYETEKNFFVHANAYADHLLDEQPDYMLYWEKFDYQPPHRSGKRMICGHTPQKNGVPLDIGHAVCLDTWVYNPAGWLTCLDVNTGAYWQANQEGKLREAMLETA, from the coding sequence ATGGGTCTTTACGCCATCGGCGACATTCACGGCTATCATCAGCCGCTGGATGCCTTGGCCCAGAAGCTCGCCTTCAACAGCAACGACACCATCGTGACCATTGGCGATTACGTAGATCGCGGCCCACAATCCAAACAGGTCATCGATTTCCTCATCAGCTTAAGCAAGCGCAGTAATCTCATCCCGTTGCGCGGAAATCATGAGGTGATGATGTTGCAAGCGCGCGAAAGCCTCACGGGTTACAAGGACTGGCTGGCGTGTGGCGGCATGGAGACGTTGGAGTCCTACCTGTCCGAAAATCTTCAGGGCATCAGCAACGAACATTGGGAATTCCTCTCCGACACCCTGCCCTACTACGAAACGGAGAAGAATTTTTTCGTCCACGCCAATGCTTATGCGGACCATCTTCTCGATGAACAGCCGGACTACATGCTGTATTGGGAAAAGTTCGATTATCAACCGCCTCATCGCTCCGGCAAACGCATGATCTGTGGTCACACTCCGCAGAAGAACGGCGTTCCACTCGATATCGGTCACGCAGTCTGCCTAGACACGTGGGTCTACAATCCCGCTGGCTGGCTCACGTGTCTGGACGTGAACACAGGCGCTTATTGGCAGGCGAATCAGGAAGGCAAGTTACGCGAAGCGATGTTGGAAACGGCTTAA
- a CDS encoding dihydrolipoamide acetyltransferase family protein, translating to MPHTIPIVMPQLGESIAEATVIRWLVKPGDTVTAGQEVMEVETSKATLTVTSPVAGKIKTITATEGETYAVGNILGELSSDVAPLKPAADKPHFGGDGATITTSSSNTVEPVLKGLPVPVGASGASYLSPRLKARMAELGLHAADLAGLAGSGAHGRVTVEDFEAFVTKLEQNRLTPASSMRIAVADAMRRSWTRPIATVGMPVKLDPVLAHRATQNPKPGPALYALRALALGLGENSAPAGRLIGSRIAHPGSIDIGFAVEAEDGVLVPVIRDANRKSLRELTNRYNELVTLARERRLPADATGGSIATITNFGTFGLTWATPIPLPEQTLVLGLGAGRKVPFWDEDKQQFIPVMEANLTLSFDHRVMDGGAAGRLLGRVAMLMTLPDAL from the coding sequence ATGCCGCATACCATACCCATCGTCATGCCGCAGCTCGGCGAATCCATCGCCGAGGCCACTGTCATTCGCTGGCTCGTGAAGCCAGGTGATACCGTCACCGCCGGTCAGGAAGTGATGGAAGTGGAGACTAGCAAGGCCACTCTCACGGTTACTTCGCCTGTCGCGGGCAAAATCAAAACGATCACTGCTACCGAAGGTGAAACATACGCGGTAGGAAACATTCTCGGCGAACTCAGCAGTGACGTCGCCCCATTAAAACCAGCGGCGGACAAACCTCATTTCGGCGGAGATGGCGCAACTATCACCACTTCGTCCTCAAACACCGTTGAACCCGTCCTCAAAGGTTTGCCCGTGCCCGTTGGCGCCAGTGGTGCCAGTTATCTTTCACCACGTTTGAAAGCACGCATGGCTGAACTCGGGCTGCACGCGGCGGACCTCGCAGGATTGGCAGGCAGTGGCGCGCACGGTCGCGTGACGGTGGAAGATTTTGAAGCGTTTGTCACCAAACTTGAACAGAACCGGCTCACGCCCGCTTCCTCCATGCGTATCGCCGTGGCGGATGCCATGCGTCGTAGCTGGACGCGTCCGATCGCGACCGTGGGCATGCCCGTGAAACTGGACCCCGTGCTCGCGCATCGCGCCACACAGAATCCGAAACCTGGTCCCGCACTCTATGCCTTGCGCGCGCTTGCACTTGGCTTGGGTGAGAACAGCGCTCCGGCAGGACGGCTCATCGGTTCACGCATCGCACACCCAGGCTCTATCGATATAGGTTTCGCAGTGGAAGCAGAAGATGGTGTGCTCGTGCCCGTCATCCGCGATGCCAATCGCAAATCTCTCCGCGAACTGACGAATCGCTACAACGAACTCGTCACCCTTGCCCGTGAACGTCGCCTGCCAGCGGATGCCACAGGTGGTTCTATCGCCACGATCACGAACTTCGGCACATTTGGTCTGACTTGGGCCACACCGATTCCGCTGCCGGAACAAACGCTAGTGCTCGGCCTCGGCGCAGGCCGCAAGGTCCCCTTCTGGGATGAGGACAAGCAGCAGTTCATACCTGTGATGGAAGCGAACCTCACCTTGAGCTTCGACCATCGTGTGATGGATGGCGGTGCTGCCGGACGTCTGCTGGGCCGGGTGGCCATGCTGATGACCCTGCCGGACGCGTTGTAG
- a CDS encoding alpha-ketoacid dehydrogenase subunit beta: MSITYLEAIREAQARALSENPNVYIYGQDVGDFGGAFKATKGLAQQFPGRVIDAPISEDAIVGSAIGAALQGMRPIIEMQFADFSTVGLNQIVNQAATYYWRTNVPCPITIRLPCGGTSGSGPFHSQSLEAIYAHFPGLVVLTPATVEDAYSLLLDAVAIDDPVIFCEHKFLYYHLKAEKLPTEALPVGKARIARAGRDLTLVTYSAMLHESLAAADELATEGYKVEIVDLRSIKPLDTDTVMASVARTGRLLCVGEAWPWGGVTAEVISRVVSEGFDLLDAPPQRLNAKDTPIPFHPRLWAAHRPTAQSITAAARNVLNY; the protein is encoded by the coding sequence GTGAGCATCACTTACCTCGAAGCTATTCGCGAAGCCCAAGCCCGTGCCTTGAGCGAGAATCCGAACGTCTATATCTACGGTCAGGACGTTGGTGATTTTGGTGGCGCATTCAAAGCCACCAAAGGTCTGGCGCAACAATTTCCCGGACGCGTAATCGACGCCCCGATCAGTGAAGATGCGATTGTCGGCTCCGCCATCGGTGCAGCGCTGCAAGGCATGCGGCCAATCATCGAGATGCAGTTCGCCGACTTCTCGACGGTGGGCCTGAACCAGATCGTCAATCAAGCGGCTACCTACTACTGGCGCACGAACGTCCCCTGCCCCATCACCATCCGCCTGCCCTGCGGTGGCACGAGTGGCAGCGGCCCTTTCCACAGCCAGAGCCTCGAAGCGATCTACGCGCACTTCCCAGGCTTGGTCGTGCTCACGCCTGCCACGGTGGAAGATGCTTACAGTCTTTTGCTTGATGCTGTCGCGATTGATGACCCCGTCATCTTCTGCGAGCACAAATTCCTTTATTACCATCTCAAAGCGGAGAAGCTGCCGACGGAAGCTCTGCCTGTAGGCAAAGCTCGCATCGCACGTGCAGGTCGTGATCTAACGCTGGTGACTTACAGCGCGATGCTGCACGAATCTCTTGCGGCGGCGGATGAATTGGCGACCGAAGGTTACAAGGTGGAAATCGTGGATCTGCGCTCCATCAAGCCACTGGATACGGATACCGTAATGGCATCCGTCGCACGCACCGGCCGTTTGTTGTGTGTAGGTGAAGCCTGGCCTTGGGGTGGTGTCACCGCAGAAGTTATTTCTCGTGTGGTCAGCGAAGGTTTTGATCTTTTGGATGCGCCTCCGCAACGGTTGAACGCAAAGGACACGCCGATTCCTTTTCACCCACGTCTCTGGGCCGCCCATCGTCCCACTGCCCAAAGCATCACGGCTGCTGCCCGCAACGTCTTGAATTACTAA
- a CDS encoding thiamine pyrophosphate-dependent dehydrogenase E1 component subunit alpha, which produces MALDPSLLRLAFRWMLLARALDDKTAALYRSGLVPGGAFLSKGQEALSVALAMQLLPGDIYAPLIRDTAGRLAFGESLQDALRSCIGSPLGPMRGRDGNVHRGRPKDGYLPMISHLGAIPSVVNGALMARRMQGKEMGLGATCIGDGGTSTGAFHEAMNQAAVERLPVIIVVADNQYAYSTHRSRQFACDSLLDRAIGYGVDGHSVDGTDLAACMQVMDRAAKRAREGCGPQLVVANLLRLCGHGEHDDASYVDGTLKESHVGRDCLKVAAHWLIANKLATDEDMTQWNTEIAAELEKAVDEILRDPAPDPSLENWHALATAALRENAS; this is translated from the coding sequence TTGGCATTGGACCCTTCCCTATTGCGTCTGGCGTTCCGCTGGATGCTCTTGGCCCGTGCCTTGGATGATAAAACTGCCGCCCTTTACCGGTCTGGACTCGTTCCCGGTGGCGCCTTTCTGTCCAAAGGCCAGGAAGCCCTCAGTGTGGCTTTGGCCATGCAACTTCTCCCCGGTGATATCTACGCCCCTTTGATCCGTGATACCGCCGGTCGTCTCGCTTTCGGTGAATCCCTGCAAGATGCCCTACGCTCCTGCATCGGTTCCCCCCTTGGCCCCATGCGCGGCCGGGATGGTAATGTCCATCGTGGCCGCCCCAAGGACGGTTACCTGCCCATGATCAGCCATTTGGGTGCCATCCCCTCCGTGGTGAATGGCGCGCTCATGGCCCGGCGTATGCAGGGCAAGGAAATGGGCCTCGGTGCCACATGTATCGGCGATGGCGGCACCTCCACCGGTGCTTTCCACGAAGCCATGAACCAGGCAGCGGTAGAACGGTTGCCCGTGATCATCGTGGTGGCGGATAATCAATACGCTTACTCCACCCATCGTTCCCGCCAATTCGCTTGCGATAGCTTGCTGGACCGCGCGATCGGCTATGGCGTGGATGGTCATTCCGTCGATGGCACGGATCTCGCCGCTTGCATGCAAGTCATGGATCGCGCCGCGAAACGTGCTCGTGAAGGCTGCGGCCCGCAACTCGTGGTCGCCAATCTCCTGCGCCTCTGCGGTCACGGTGAACATGATGATGCGAGTTATGTGGACGGCACCTTGAAAGAATCGCATGTGGGTCGCGATTGCCTGAAGGTCGCCGCGCACTGGCTCATCGCCAACAAACTGGCCACCGATGAGGATATGACCCAGTGGAATACGGAGATCGCGGCGGAACTGGAAAAAGCCGTGGATGAAATCCTGCGTGATCCGGCTCCTGATCCTTCGCTTGAAAATTGGCACGCCCTGGCCACCGCTGCTTTGCGGGAAAACGCTTCCTGA